TCTTCTGGTCTTCGTATTAACAGCGCAAAAGATGATGCTGCAGGTCTTGCTATTTCAAACCGCCTAAATTCGCAAGTGCGTGGTTTAGATGTGGGTATGCGCAATGCAAATGATGCTATCTCAGTGGCACAAATTGCAGAAGGTGCAATGCAAGAGCAAACCAACATGCTGCAACGTATGCGTGATCTTTCAGTCCAGTCGGTCAATGGTGCAAACTCAACAGCCGATATTGCAGCTTTGCAAGCTGAATATGATCAATTAGCTACAGAAATTACTGCTATTGCTAATACAACTGCTTTTGGTGATACCAAGTTATTGAGTGGCGGATATACTTCTAAAAGCTTCCAAGTTGGACATAAAGGTGGTGAAGATGTAACGTTATCAATCACTTCAACCACTGCAAATCAATTAGGTGTTAGTGGGCTATCTGTAGGTGCTGCAACAACAGATTTAATTGATACCGCTATTGGATTAATTGACGAGCAACGTGCTACTTTAGGTGCGACACAAAACCGTCTAGCGCACAACATCAGTAACAGTGCTAATACTCAAGCCAACGTTGCTGATGCTAAGTCTCGAATTGTAGATGTGGATTTCGCCAAAGAAACGTCAACAATGACCAAGAACCAAGTGTTGCAGCAAACGGGTTCTGCAATGTTAGCCCAAGCGAATCAGCTTCCACAGGTTGCACTATCATTACTATAATATTAGTAAGTTAGTTCGAAGGTTAGGTGAAAAGGAGATTCAGCAATGGATCTCCTTTTGTCGTTAATCCTAAGATACGGTGTCGTCATGATTTTATTATTGAATCATGCAGAACAGTGAGGTGAGATATGGAAATTCATCATAATTCAACAGCCAGTTTTTTATCCCAAGCTGAGGCAACTAAGCATGGTTTGCATAAAGAACCCTTAGCATTGAGTAAAGAAAGCAATGAAGTAACGACACTTGAACGGACGTCAACAATTCAGGCTGTCAAAGAAACCAGTGAGTCAAAAGAAAATAAAGACAAGCAGAATGATCAAGAGTTACAGCAGGTCGCCAAAGATTTAACCGAGATGGTGTCCTTGATGCAAAAAGGGCTCAAATTTTCTGTTGATGAAGAGTCTGGGCAGCAGGTGATAAAAGTTCAAGATATTGCCTCAGGTGATATAATTAGGCAAATTCCCAGCGAAGAAGCGTTACTACTTGCTGAAAAATTAAGTGAAGTATCTGGCATTTTAATGAAAATTGAAGTTTAACTTTAATAGTGTGGTCTATTTATTGCTTCGCTTTTCGGATTAATTTAGGAGTGAGTTATGGCATTAACAGCAACGGGGATCGGTTCAGGCCTCGATATATCGACTATTGTTAAAGTACTGGTCGATGCCGAAAAAATCCCAAAAGAAGCAATGTTTAATAAAACCGAAGACGCGATTAAAGCTAAAGTGTCTGCTGTGGGTACGCTTAAAAGTGAATTGACTAAGTTTCAAGATGCACTTGCTAAATTACAAGATGGCAATACCCTAAATCAACGTAAAGTCTCTACTGGAGACAGTGATTTTTTTACCGCTACCACAACCAAATCAGCTAAATCTGGCAGTTATAGTATTCAGGTTGAACAATTAGCCAAGGCCCATAAAGTGGGAGGGGCCTTTGCAACCGATGCTCAGCAGACTGTGGGAGCAGGGCGGCTGGATTTTACCGTTGGCGCTGAAGCCTTTGGGGTAGATATTGAAGCGGGTGATGATCTGAATGCAATTGCCAATAAGATCAATAATGCAACCGATAACCCTGGAATGACAGCGACGGTAATTACCAGTGATGGTGGTAGCCGATTAGTATTTAGTTCTGATGTAGAAGGTACAGAGAGTCAAATTTCTGTCAATGTCACAGATACAACAGGCACAGGTTTGTCCGATATGTTCAATGGCACTAATTTATCTGAGCTACAGCCTGCTGAAAATTCAATAGTATATATAGATGGTCAAAAAGTGACTTCGCAAACCAATACCGTTGCGGGTGCCATTTCTGGTGTATCATTGGATTTAACAAAAGCTGATATTAATCAAACCTCTACACTGTCTATCACTTTAGATAACGAGGCGGTTAAGGAAAATATTAAAGGCTTTGTTGATTCTTATAATGCATTAATGACATCTATCGATAAATTATCTTCCTATGATGCTGACACCAAAAAAGCCTCTGCATTGCAGGGCGATTCTATTATTCGTTCACTAGAATCACAGTTAAGGGGAATTGTGAGTGATCGCGTTGATGTTAATGGTGAAACTACTGCATTGTATGAAATAGGTATTAGCACAGACCGATATGGCAAGTTGACTATTGATAACAGTAAGCTTGATGACATTATTGCCAATGATATGGATAAAATTGAAGGCTTGTTTGCCACAGAAACCTCAGGTCTTGCGAATCAGCTAGATGATCTTGCCGAAAACTATGTTAAAACTGGCGGCTTAATCGATGACAGAAACAAGACTTACACTAAGCAAACCTCTCGCTTAGATGATCAACGTGAAGCTTTCTCGTTAAAGATGGAACAATTAGAAGCAAGGCTGTACAAGCAATTTAATACCATGGATCTCATTGTGGCTCAGTTAAATCAACAGAGTGCAGGTTTATACGATAGACTTAATTCATTACCGGGTGTCGTACCTCAATAGTCGTGAGTATAAAGTGTAATAAGGTGTTAAATGTCTGAGCTTGATAGTATTAATCAGCTGATAATTAATTTGTTTAGTGAGATAGAATCAATACCAGCTGAAAACGAAAAGTCTGATAACTTGGTCTCAAATTTGCATGAGTTATTTCAGAAGCGTCAACTTTTTATTGAGAAAATTATTAATAATGAGTTGAGTGTCGATGAAAAAGCTCTACGTGAACAGATCGATTTAACAAATCAATTTTCTAATAGAGCCCAAGCAATATCGCAAAATAGAAAAGACTTATTAAGCATTGGTAAGTCAAATAAGCGAAAAATTCAGGTTTATAAGACCATTGATTCAGATAGGTAGGTAAAAATGAGAAGTTCACTACAGTCATACCGAAAAGTATCTTTAGATAGTGAGATAGCTGTAGCGTCTCCACATCGCATTATCCAAATGATGTTTGCCGGAGCACTAGAGCGCTTAGCGCAAAGTCGATTCGCGATTGAGCGTAATGATCTTCAAAATAAAGCGCTTTATATTGGTAAAGCGATTGGCCTTATAAATGGTTTGAATAGTAGTTTGAACATGGATGCTGGTGGCGAGATCGCCAGCAACTTAAATGATTTATATGAGTTTATGCTGGTTAAGATCACTGAGGCTAACATTAATAATGATGTGCAGGCCATTGATGATGTCACTGCTGTATTAAGAATTATTAAGGAAGGTTGGGACGCTATCCCGCAAGACAAACACCATCTGACTTCAGAAGCGAGTTAAATAAAATTAGCTATTACTCCTATATTGATGGGAGTGCTTTTAATATTAAGCGTTAGTTGGCATGGCTGGCTAACGTTTTTTTATAACATTAAAAATGTTCCCTTAGGCTGAGTAACAAGCCGTAATCATTATTAAATAGCTAGATATAACATGAATTAGGTGTAACTGAAATCGGGTTGTTAATGTTGCTATAGTTGAAGTTACCCCTCAGGTCTAGAGTTGTCATTTAACCTTATTCAGACTCATATTTATTCTCCAAAAACCTTATACTTGCATGA
This Shewanella aestuarii DNA region includes the following protein-coding sequences:
- a CDS encoding flagellin, which codes for MAITVNTNVTSMKAQKNLNASGGALATSMERLSSGLRINSAKDDAAGLAISNRLNSQVRGLDVGMRNANDAISVAQIAEGAMQEQTNMLQRMRDLSVQSVNGANSTADIAALQAEYDQLATEITAIANTTAFGDTKLLSGGYTSKSFQVGHKGGEDVTLSITSTTANQLGVSGLSVGAATTDLIDTAIGLIDEQRATLGATQNRLAHNISNSANTQANVADAKSRIVDVDFAKETSTMTKNQVLQQTGSAMLAQANQLPQVALSLL
- a CDS encoding flagellar protein FlaG, coding for MEIHHNSTASFLSQAEATKHGLHKEPLALSKESNEVTTLERTSTIQAVKETSESKENKDKQNDQELQQVAKDLTEMVSLMQKGLKFSVDEESGQQVIKVQDIASGDIIRQIPSEEALLLAEKLSEVSGILMKIEV
- the fliD gene encoding flagellar filament capping protein FliD, giving the protein MALTATGIGSGLDISTIVKVLVDAEKIPKEAMFNKTEDAIKAKVSAVGTLKSELTKFQDALAKLQDGNTLNQRKVSTGDSDFFTATTTKSAKSGSYSIQVEQLAKAHKVGGAFATDAQQTVGAGRLDFTVGAEAFGVDIEAGDDLNAIANKINNATDNPGMTATVITSDGGSRLVFSSDVEGTESQISVNVTDTTGTGLSDMFNGTNLSELQPAENSIVYIDGQKVTSQTNTVAGAISGVSLDLTKADINQTSTLSITLDNEAVKENIKGFVDSYNALMTSIDKLSSYDADTKKASALQGDSIIRSLESQLRGIVSDRVDVNGETTALYEIGISTDRYGKLTIDNSKLDDIIANDMDKIEGLFATETSGLANQLDDLAENYVKTGGLIDDRNKTYTKQTSRLDDQREAFSLKMEQLEARLYKQFNTMDLIVAQLNQQSAGLYDRLNSLPGVVPQ
- a CDS encoding flagella biosynthesis chaperone for FliD, FliT, which encodes MSELDSINQLIINLFSEIESIPAENEKSDNLVSNLHELFQKRQLFIEKIINNELSVDEKALREQIDLTNQFSNRAQAISQNRKDLLSIGKSNKRKIQVYKTIDSDR
- the fliS gene encoding flagellar export chaperone FliS yields the protein MRSSLQSYRKVSLDSEIAVASPHRIIQMMFAGALERLAQSRFAIERNDLQNKALYIGKAIGLINGLNSSLNMDAGGEIASNLNDLYEFMLVKITEANINNDVQAIDDVTAVLRIIKEGWDAIPQDKHHLTSEAS